One genomic window of Branchiostoma lanceolatum isolate klBraLanc5 chromosome 5, klBraLanc5.hap2, whole genome shotgun sequence includes the following:
- the LOC136435498 gene encoding piercer of microtubule wall 2 protein-like: MAANGEQVMDSGAEQAINTAKPIMVTENKDAEILPVRDLPCANPGNPIFSCMERIRTSKELGEWYRETPVKPQNPMYRTTNDTYGGRVPTVEDMPQTFHAKSQKFSEHLGVCGMYRNHSLNTALDQSKV; this comes from the exons ATGGCTGCCAACGGTGAGCAAGTGATGGActctggtgctgaacaagcTATTAACACAGCAAAACCCATAATGGTCACAGAAAACAAAG ATGCAGAAATTCTCCCAGTGAGAGACCTTCCATGTGCGAATCCTGGTAACCCGATCTTCTCATGTATGGAGAGAATCAGAACATCAAAGGAATTAGGAG AGTGGTACCGAGAAACCCCTGTGAAGCCCCAGAACCCCATGTACAGAACGACCAATGACACGTACGGTGGCAGGGTGCCCACAGTCGAGGACATGCCACAGACTTTCCACGCAAAGTCACAGAAATTCTCTGAG CATCTAGGTGTCTGTGGGATGTACCGCAACCATTCTCTCAACACCGCCTTGGACCAGAGCAAAGTCTGA